A genomic segment from Pseudomonas sp. M30-35 encodes:
- a CDS encoding ATP-binding protein yields the protein MSSRIRGTLIKRLFGRLIPRSLLARMLVLTLLVVLIAQALSSVIWVSQLRASQVEGLVTSSRSLAQSLAASVSYFRSLPLGYRPLVLDQLRNMGGTRFFVSLNDKPLSMDVLPVTPRKRAVLDAVDATLRERLGHDLDVSVQFVSPNDLRIFNNAVKLDELPRSWAHYALSLEPMNPPVLVTQIRIGPQEWLYLASLMPEPYVSLEQPGLPAQQLWFIILTSGFLLLFIGLMVHWQSRPLKHLAVAAREMSLGTEVEPLKEAGGSEVVEVSRAFNTMRERIGRYLRERSQLFSAISHDLRTPITRLRLRVELLDDEAVQDKFRRDLDELELLVKGALQCVKDTDIHENIEPIDLDYVVNCVIEPYLAPAGDGLVTLQGQTCTSYQGKPLALKRCIGNLVDNALKYGKRAHLSIEDDDSAFVLHVDDEGPGVPEQQLEHVFEPHIRLSAQQQGYGLGLGIARNIAHSHGGEVTLKNLREGGLRVSLYLPRYAE from the coding sequence ATGTCGAGCCGCATCAGGGGCACGCTTATTAAGCGCTTATTCGGCAGGTTGATACCGCGTTCGCTGCTGGCAAGGATGCTGGTCTTGACCCTGTTGGTGGTATTGATTGCCCAAGCGCTTTCGAGCGTTATTTGGGTCTCGCAGTTGCGCGCCAGTCAGGTTGAGGGGTTGGTCACCAGTTCGCGCAGTCTGGCGCAGTCGTTGGCGGCCAGCGTCAGCTACTTCCGTTCATTGCCGCTGGGCTATCGACCGTTGGTGTTGGATCAGTTGCGCAATATGGGCGGTACGCGCTTTTTCGTATCGCTTAACGACAAGCCGCTGAGCATGGATGTGCTGCCAGTCACGCCGCGAAAGCGTGCAGTACTGGACGCCGTTGACGCAACCTTGCGTGAGCGCTTGGGCCACGATCTTGATGTGTCGGTGCAGTTTGTCAGTCCGAATGACCTGCGTATTTTCAATAACGCGGTGAAGCTCGATGAATTGCCGCGCTCGTGGGCGCACTACGCGTTAAGTCTTGAGCCGATGAACCCACCAGTGCTGGTTACCCAGATAAGGATTGGCCCGCAGGAGTGGCTGTATCTTGCGTCGCTGATGCCTGAGCCTTACGTCAGCCTTGAGCAGCCGGGCCTGCCTGCGCAACAACTTTGGTTCATCATTTTGACCAGTGGTTTTCTGTTGCTGTTCATTGGGTTGATGGTGCATTGGCAAAGCCGTCCGCTTAAGCATCTGGCGGTGGCTGCGCGTGAAATGTCATTGGGGACCGAGGTTGAGCCGCTTAAAGAGGCGGGTGGCAGCGAAGTGGTGGAAGTGAGCCGTGCATTCAACACCATGCGCGAGCGTATTGGTCGTTACCTGCGTGAGCGCAGCCAGTTATTCAGCGCTATCTCCCATGATTTACGCACCCCCATCACCCGTTTACGTTTGCGCGTTGAGTTACTTGACGATGAGGCGGTACAGGATAAGTTTCGCCGCGATCTTGATGAGCTTGAGCTGCTGGTAAAAGGGGCTCTGCAGTGTGTTAAAGACACTGATATTCACGAGAACATAGAGCCGATAGACCTCGATTATGTGGTCAATTGCGTGATTGAACCTTATCTGGCACCTGCCGGTGATGGCTTGGTAACACTGCAGGGGCAGACATGCACAAGTTATCAGGGCAAGCCTTTGGCGCTGAAACGCTGTATTGGCAACCTGGTTGATAACGCTTTGAAATATGGTAAGCGTGCGCATTTATCTATCGAAGATGATGACAGCGCGTTTGTCTTGCATGTGGACGATGAAGGGCCGGGCGTGCCCGAGCAACAATTGGAGCATGTGTTTGAGCCGCATATTCGCCTGTCCGCGCAACAGCAGGGTTACGGCCTTGGCTTGGGCATCGCGCGCAACATTGCCCATAGCCATGGCGGCGAAGTGACCCTGAAAAACCTGCGCGAAGGCGGCTTGCGCGTGTCGCTGTATTTACCGCGTTACGCTGAGTAG
- a CDS encoding ABC transporter substrate-binding protein, whose amino-acid sequence MKVISRLATAVCLASLIPFAAHAGEVEVLHWWTSGGEKRAADTLKQMVEAKGHTWKDFAVAGGGGEAAMTVLKTRAVSGNPPAAAQIKGPDIQEWGELGLLTDLNDVAKRQKWDELLPAQVIETMQYDGDYVAVPVNVHRVNWLWINPEVFAKAGATPPTSLDEFFTAADKLKAAGFIAIAHGGQPWQDGTVFEDLAFAILGPADFRKAFVDQDEAVLTGDKMVEVFATLKKLHGYIDSNAAGRDWNAAAGLVINGKAGMQIMGDWAKSEWTAAGKVAGKDYTCVPFPGTQGSFTYNIDSLAMFKLTDADNRKAQEDLAEIVMGKEFQAIFNKNKGSIPVRQDMDMSSFDSCAQASMKDFKEAASNGGLQPSLAHGMAASSYVQGAVFDVVTNFFNDADADPKKAAQQLAAAIQAVQ is encoded by the coding sequence ATGAAAGTTATCTCTCGCCTGGCAACCGCTGTTTGTCTTGCCTCCCTTATTCCGTTTGCTGCCCACGCTGGTGAAGTAGAAGTTCTGCACTGGTGGACATCGGGTGGTGAAAAGCGCGCTGCTGATACCCTCAAACAAATGGTTGAAGCCAAAGGCCATACCTGGAAAGACTTCGCGGTCGCCGGTGGCGGTGGTGAAGCGGCCATGACCGTACTCAAAACCCGTGCTGTTTCTGGTAATCCACCTGCAGCTGCGCAGATCAAGGGCCCAGATATTCAAGAATGGGGTGAGCTGGGCTTGCTGACCGACTTGAATGACGTTGCCAAGCGCCAGAAGTGGGATGAACTGCTGCCGGCACAGGTTATTGAAACCATGCAGTACGACGGAGATTACGTCGCCGTGCCGGTCAACGTGCACCGGGTTAACTGGCTATGGATCAACCCAGAAGTGTTTGCCAAGGCCGGCGCCACGCCGCCAACCTCCCTCGACGAATTTTTCACTGCCGCCGACAAACTCAAAGCTGCTGGCTTTATTGCAATTGCCCACGGCGGTCAGCCATGGCAAGACGGCACCGTGTTTGAAGATTTGGCGTTCGCAATTCTGGGGCCAGCCGATTTCCGCAAAGCATTTGTCGATCAAGATGAAGCGGTGCTGACGGGCGACAAGATGGTTGAAGTTTTCGCCACCCTGAAAAAACTGCACGGTTACATTGACTCTAACGCCGCAGGGCGCGATTGGAATGCCGCAGCGGGCCTCGTCATCAACGGCAAGGCCGGTATGCAGATCATGGGTGACTGGGCCAAGAGCGAATGGACCGCGGCTGGTAAGGTTGCGGGTAAGGATTACACCTGCGTGCCGTTCCCAGGCACGCAAGGTAGCTTCACCTACAACATCGACTCATTGGCCATGTTCAAACTCACTGATGCGGACAACCGCAAAGCTCAGGAAGACCTCGCCGAAATCGTAATGGGCAAGGAATTTCAAGCCATTTTCAATAAGAACAAAGGCTCGATTCCGGTTCGTCAGGACATGGACATGAGTAGCTTTGACAGTTGTGCCCAAGCCTCAATGAAGGACTTCAAGGAAGCCGCCAGCAATGGTGGGCTACAGCCAAGTCTGGCGCACGGCATGGCGGCTTCAAGCTATGTGCAGGGCGCGGTATTTGACGTGGTGACCAACTTCTTTAACGACGCCGATGCTGATCCGAAGAAAGCTGCACAGCAACTGGCTGCGGCAATTCAAGCGGTTCAGTAA
- a CDS encoding carbohydrate ABC transporter permease, producing the protein MSSVATLSKASPLDALQRWLPKLVLAPTMLIVLVGFYGYILWTFLLSFTSSRFMPSYKWVGLQQYERLLDNDRWWVASKNLMMFGGLFISISLILGVLLAVLLDQRIRREGFIRTIFLYPMAISMIVTGTAWKWLLNPGLGLDKLLRDWGWEGVRFDWLVDTDRVVYCLVIAAVWQASGFVMALFLAGLRGVDQSIIRAAQVDGASLPNIYLRIVLPSLGPVFFSAVMILSHIAIKSFDLVASMTAGGPGYSSDLPAMFMYAHTFTRGQMGLGAASAILMLGAVLAILVPYLYSELRGKRHD; encoded by the coding sequence ATGAGCTCAGTCGCAACTTTGAGCAAAGCTTCACCACTGGATGCGCTACAACGCTGGCTGCCCAAGCTGGTGCTGGCACCGACCATGCTTATCGTGCTGGTTGGTTTCTACGGTTACATCCTTTGGACCTTTTTGTTGTCCTTCACCAGCTCGCGGTTTATGCCCAGCTACAAGTGGGTGGGCCTGCAGCAGTACGAACGGCTGCTGGACAACGATCGCTGGTGGGTGGCGAGCAAGAACCTGATGATGTTTGGTGGCTTGTTCATCAGCATCAGCTTGATCCTCGGGGTATTGCTTGCGGTGCTGCTCGATCAGCGAATCCGCCGCGAAGGGTTTATCCGCACCATTTTTCTGTACCCGATGGCGATCTCGATGATTGTCACTGGTACGGCCTGGAAGTGGCTGCTCAACCCAGGGCTGGGGCTGGATAAGCTGCTGCGCGACTGGGGGTGGGAAGGGGTCCGCTTTGACTGGTTGGTGGACACCGATCGCGTGGTCTATTGCCTGGTGATTGCTGCTGTCTGGCAGGCTTCGGGTTTCGTTATGGCGCTGTTTCTGGCTGGGCTGCGCGGGGTTGATCAATCAATTATTCGCGCCGCGCAAGTCGATGGCGCGAGCTTGCCGAATATCTATCTGCGCATTGTGTTGCCGAGTCTTGGCCCGGTGTTTTTCAGCGCGGTGATGATCCTCTCGCACATCGCGATCAAAAGCTTCGACCTGGTCGCGTCGATGACTGCTGGCGGCCCCGGTTACTCATCTGATTTACCGGCGATGTTTATGTATGCCCATACCTTTACCCGCGGCCAAATGGGCCTCGGCGCGGCCAGTGCGATTTTGATGCTTGGCGCGGTGTTGGCGATTTTAGTGCCGTATCTGTATTCCGAGTTGCGGGGCAAGCGCCATGATTAA
- a CDS encoding carbohydrate ABC transporter permease has protein sequence MINQNKFSFSRLAIYATLLAACAVYLVPLIVMLLTSFKTPEDIRSGNLLSWPDVITAIGWVKAWDSLGGFFWNSVKITVPAVLISTLLGALNGYVLAMWRFKGSQLFFGLLLFGCFLPFQVVLLPASFTLGKLGLANTTTGLVLVHLVYGIAFTTLFFRNYYVSVPEALVRAARLDGAGFFTIFGRILLPMSVPIIMVCLIWQFTQIWNDFLFGVVFASGDTQPITVALNNLVNTSTGTKEYNVDMAAAMIAGLPTLVVYVLAGKYFLRGLTAGAVKG, from the coding sequence ATGATTAATCAAAACAAGTTCAGCTTCAGCCGTTTGGCGATCTACGCAACATTACTCGCGGCCTGTGCGGTTTATCTGGTGCCGTTGATCGTCATGCTGCTCACCAGCTTCAAGACGCCTGAAGATATTCGCAGCGGCAACCTGTTGTCATGGCCTGATGTGATTACCGCGATTGGTTGGGTCAAGGCCTGGGACAGTCTCGGTGGCTTTTTCTGGAATTCGGTGAAGATCACCGTCCCAGCAGTGCTGATTTCCACATTGCTCGGCGCGCTTAACGGCTATGTGCTGGCGATGTGGCGCTTCAAGGGCTCGCAACTGTTCTTCGGCTTGCTGTTGTTTGGTTGCTTCCTGCCGTTTCAGGTGGTGTTGCTGCCTGCGTCATTCACCCTCGGCAAGCTGGGTTTGGCCAACACCACAACCGGTTTGGTGTTGGTGCATCTGGTCTATGGCATCGCCTTCACCACGCTGTTCTTCCGTAACTATTACGTCAGCGTGCCGGAAGCATTGGTGCGCGCTGCGCGATTGGATGGCGCCGGATTCTTTACCATTTTCGGCCGCATTCTGCTGCCGATGTCAGTGCCAATCATCATGGTTTGCCTGATCTGGCAATTCACCCAAATCTGGAATGACTTCTTGTTCGGTGTGGTGTTCGCCAGTGGTGATACCCAACCGATTACGGTGGCGCTGAATAACCTGGTCAACACCAGCACTGGCACCAAGGAATACAACGTCGATATGGCGGCCGCAATGATCGCTGGGCTACCTACGTTGGTGGTCTATGTGCTGGCTGGAAAGTACTTCTTGCGCGGGCTAACAGCCGGTGCGGTGAAAGGCTAA
- a CDS encoding ABC transporter ATP-binding protein has protein sequence MATLELRNVHKSYGSGLADTLKNIELKIDSGEFLILVGPSGCGKSTLMNCIAGLESISGGEIIVEGADISGMSPKDRDIAMVFQSYALYPTMSVRDNIAFGLKMRKMAPEAIEEEVARVAKLLQIEHLLKRKPGQLSGGQQQRVAMGRALARRPKIYLFDEPLSNLDAKLRVEMRTEIKLMHQRLKTTTVYVTHDQIEAMTLGDKVAVMKEGIIQQFGTPQQIYNDPANLFVASFIGSPPMNFIPVKLERGDNQLFAQLHSGEKGELSCALPLAVMPEGVEDREVILGVRPEQIQTVAGTPGLVAIAAEVEIIEPTGPDTLVFVTLNQTKVCCRMSPDEAPRVGQVVELQLDPEKIMLFDAQSGERLRPVSSTADHSASNVTRLKSL, from the coding sequence ATGGCAACGCTTGAACTACGCAATGTACACAAGAGCTACGGCAGTGGCTTAGCCGATACGCTGAAGAATATCGAATTGAAAATCGACTCGGGTGAGTTCCTGATTCTGGTCGGCCCGTCCGGTTGTGGTAAGTCGACGCTAATGAACTGCATTGCTGGGCTGGAAAGCATCAGTGGCGGCGAAATCATTGTCGAAGGCGCCGATATAAGCGGCATGAGCCCAAAGGACCGCGACATCGCCATGGTTTTTCAGTCCTATGCGCTGTATCCGACCATGAGTGTTCGCGACAATATTGCCTTCGGCTTGAAGATGCGCAAGATGGCGCCCGAGGCGATTGAAGAAGAAGTCGCCCGTGTCGCCAAGCTGCTGCAAATCGAACACTTGCTCAAGCGCAAGCCGGGGCAATTATCCGGCGGCCAACAACAGCGCGTGGCGATGGGGCGAGCACTGGCCCGACGTCCAAAAATCTATCTTTTCGATGAGCCATTATCTAATTTGGACGCCAAGTTGCGCGTCGAGATGCGTACCGAAATCAAGCTGATGCACCAGCGCCTTAAAACCACCACGGTGTACGTCACCCACGATCAGATCGAGGCCATGACTCTGGGTGACAAAGTGGCTGTTATGAAGGAGGGCATCATTCAGCAGTTCGGTACGCCGCAGCAAATTTATAACGATCCGGCCAATCTGTTCGTCGCCAGTTTTATTGGTTCACCGCCGATGAATTTTATTCCGGTGAAGCTGGAGCGTGGTGACAATCAACTGTTTGCGCAATTGCACAGTGGTGAAAAAGGTGAGCTTAGCTGCGCCTTGCCATTGGCGGTGATGCCGGAAGGTGTTGAGGATCGTGAAGTGATTCTGGGTGTTCGCCCAGAACAGATCCAGACCGTTGCAGGCACGCCGGGGCTGGTGGCGATTGCTGCCGAAGTCGAGATTATCGAGCCGACCGGCCCGGACACACTGGTATTTGTCACGCTCAATCAAACCAAGGTGTGTTGCCGCATGTCGCCCGACGAGGCGCCGCGAGTCGGTCAGGTTGTTGAGCTTCAACTCGATCCAGAAAAAATCATGTTGTTCGACGCCCAGAGCGGCGAGCGCCTTCGCCCGGTTTCGTCCACGGCAGATCACTCAGCCAGCAATGTCACGCGTTTGAAAAGTCTTTAA
- a CDS encoding carbohydrate porin — translation MSLAVALGYLAMPMAADALEFSGYVRSGAGSSENGGSQSCFQLPGAQSKYRLGNECETYAELDLRQDLLSFDDGSTVSVEGMAQLYNEYGHTPKFTGEYGFARMNQMYAEWSNMPALNGGSLWAGRRFYKRNDIHISDYYYWNQSATGFGVDEMVIGDLKYSYVFSRKDSYFQEDYTTRHDFNVGGFKTNPGGEVEIGYSYIDNPDRGDSSSGWAITGQHVQKVFLGGTNKFALQYGQGPGTGLGTTGDVGLDRDSKSYRLVEFFDWQITPRLGGQVEVVYQKDIRPDSEDQDWLSVGGRTTYALTDQFKLVGELGRDQVDAADGTRKLTKFTVAPTWSPAGPGFWARPEFRLYYTYASWNEAAQRAASQMAAGSALSDTGVFDNARHGSNFGLQVEYWWK, via the coding sequence ATGAGTCTTGCAGTGGCGTTGGGCTATTTGGCTATGCCAATGGCGGCCGATGCGCTGGAGTTCAGTGGTTATGTGCGGAGCGGGGCGGGTAGTTCAGAAAACGGAGGAAGCCAGTCGTGTTTCCAATTGCCCGGCGCGCAATCCAAGTATCGTCTGGGTAACGAGTGTGAAACCTATGCAGAGCTCGACTTGCGTCAGGATTTGCTGAGTTTCGACGACGGCTCCACCGTCAGCGTTGAAGGCATGGCTCAGCTGTATAACGAGTATGGCCACACGCCAAAATTCACCGGTGAGTATGGCTTTGCCCGAATGAACCAGATGTACGCAGAGTGGAGCAACATGCCTGCGTTGAATGGCGGATCGCTTTGGGCGGGGCGTCGTTTCTACAAGCGTAATGACATTCATATCTCCGACTATTACTACTGGAACCAGAGCGCGACCGGTTTCGGTGTTGATGAAATGGTCATTGGTGATCTCAAGTACAGCTATGTGTTCTCGCGTAAAGACAGCTACTTTCAGGAGGACTACACCACTCGCCATGACTTCAACGTCGGAGGCTTCAAGACCAATCCGGGCGGAGAAGTGGAGATCGGCTATAGCTACATCGATAACCCGGATCGCGGTGACAGCAGCAGTGGTTGGGCGATTACCGGGCAACATGTGCAAAAGGTTTTCCTTGGTGGCACCAACAAGTTTGCCCTGCAGTACGGTCAGGGGCCTGGCACCGGATTGGGCACCACTGGCGATGTCGGGCTTGATCGCGACAGCAAGAGCTACCGTCTGGTTGAGTTCTTTGACTGGCAGATCACTCCGCGATTAGGCGGTCAGGTCGAGGTGGTTTATCAAAAGGATATTCGCCCCGACAGTGAAGATCAGGACTGGTTGTCGGTCGGTGGGCGCACCACGTATGCGCTGACTGATCAATTCAAGCTGGTGGGTGAGCTGGGTCGCGATCAGGTGGATGCCGCCGATGGCACCCGCAAACTGACCAAGTTTACCGTTGCGCCAACCTGGTCGCCGGCTGGCCCTGGGTTTTGGGCGCGTCCTGAGTTCCGTTTGTATTACACCTATGCCAGCTGGAACGAAGCGGCGCAGCGTGCAGCGAGCCAGATGGCAGCGGGCTCCGCGCTATCGGATACGGGTGTATTTGATAACGCCCGGCATGGCTCGAATTTCGGCTTGCAAGTCGAGTATTGGTGGAAGTAA
- a CDS encoding MurR/RpiR family transcriptional regulator translates to MRNLLEQIQTRLDSLNKAERKVAEVILHNPQQATRLSIAALAQAASVSEPTVNRFCRSFGVNGYPELKMQLAQSLASGAAYVSRAVEADDGPEAYTRKIFGSAITSLDSACQSLDPQLISRAVDLLIQARQIHFFGLGASAPVALDAQHKFFRFNLAVTAHADVLMQRMLASVAHTGDLFVIISYTGRTRELVEVARIAREKGASVLGLTAANSPLAKASTLSLDIPLPEDTDIYMPMTSRIIQLTVLDVLATGVTLRRGVDFQPHLRKIKESLNASRYPADED, encoded by the coding sequence GTGCGAAACCTTCTGGAGCAAATCCAGACCCGCCTCGACAGCCTGAACAAGGCAGAGCGCAAGGTTGCTGAAGTGATTTTGCACAATCCGCAGCAAGCCACTCGCTTGAGCATAGCCGCACTCGCGCAAGCGGCGTCCGTCAGCGAACCGACCGTTAACCGTTTCTGTCGCTCATTCGGCGTCAACGGCTATCCCGAACTGAAAATGCAACTTGCGCAGAGCCTTGCCAGTGGCGCGGCTTATGTCAGCCGAGCGGTTGAAGCAGACGACGGCCCGGAAGCCTACACCCGTAAAATTTTTGGCAGCGCTATCACCTCGCTAGACAGCGCCTGTCAGTCACTCGACCCACAACTCATCAGTCGCGCTGTCGACCTGCTGATTCAGGCCAGGCAGATACACTTCTTCGGGCTCGGCGCATCCGCTCCGGTGGCGCTGGATGCACAGCACAAATTCTTTCGTTTCAACCTTGCCGTAACCGCCCACGCCGATGTGCTCATGCAGCGCATGCTGGCCTCGGTGGCGCATACCGGCGATTTGTTCGTGATCATCTCCTACACCGGGCGCACCCGAGAGCTGGTTGAAGTGGCGCGTATCGCCCGCGAAAAAGGCGCTTCGGTATTGGGCCTCACCGCGGCCAACTCACCGCTCGCCAAAGCCAGCACCTTGAGCCTGGATATTCCCTTGCCTGAAGATACCGACATCTACATGCCGATGACTTCACGCATCATTCAACTAACCGTACTTGATGTGCTTGCGACTGGCGTTACCTTGCGCAGAGGCGTCGATTTCCAGCCGCATCTGCGCAAAATCAAGGAAAGCCTCAACGCCAGCCGCTACCCGGCCGATGAAGATTGA
- the zwf gene encoding glucose-6-phosphate dehydrogenase has translation MPSITVEPCTFALFGALGDLALRKLFPALFQLDQAELLHADTQIFALARDAGEPQQHIDTIEKALRGYIDAPGIDDAAMQRFLARFSYLQMDFLQADDYLQLAEQIADDKCLIAYFATPASVYGGICENLARVGLAERTRVVLEKPIGHDLASSREVNDAVARFFPETRIYRIDHYLGKETVQNLIALRFANSLFETQWNQNHISHVEITVAEKVGIEGRWGYFDQAGQLRDMIQNHLLQLLCLIAMDPPSDLSADSIRDEKVKVLKALEPITAEQISQRVVRGQYVAGNSAGKPVPGYLEEENSNTESDTETFVALRADIRNWRWSGVPFYLRTGKRMAEKMSQIVIHFKEPPHYIFAAEQRPLISNRLIIRLQPDEGISLQVMTKDQGLDKGMQLRSGPLQLSFSDTYQSARVPDAYERLLLEVIGGNQNLFVRKDEIEHAWLWCDQLIAGWKRLGDKPKPYAAGSWGPMASIALITRDGRAWYGDL, from the coding sequence ATGCCAAGCATAACTGTTGAACCTTGTACCTTCGCTTTATTTGGTGCGCTGGGTGATCTGGCACTGCGCAAACTGTTCCCAGCACTTTTCCAGTTGGATCAAGCTGAGTTATTGCACGCCGATACGCAAATTTTTGCACTGGCGCGCGATGCCGGTGAGCCGCAGCAGCATATCGATACGATTGAAAAGGCCTTGCGCGGCTACATTGACGCACCGGGCATCGATGACGCTGCCATGCAGCGCTTTTTGGCGCGCTTCAGCTACTTGCAGATGGATTTTTTGCAGGCTGATGATTATCTGCAACTAGCGGAACAAATTGCTGATGACAAATGCCTGATTGCCTACTTCGCCACCCCGGCTTCGGTATACGGTGGCATCTGTGAAAACCTTGCACGGGTCGGTTTGGCAGAACGCACACGAGTGGTTCTGGAAAAACCGATTGGCCATGACTTGGCTTCTTCGCGTGAGGTAAACGATGCTGTAGCGCGATTCTTCCCGGAAACGCGCATCTACCGTATTGACCATTACCTGGGCAAAGAAACCGTGCAGAACTTGATTGCACTGCGTTTTGCGAACAGTTTGTTTGAAACCCAGTGGAATCAGAATCACATCTCCCACGTTGAAATCACCGTGGCGGAAAAAGTCGGAATCGAAGGCCGTTGGGGTTACTTCGATCAGGCTGGCCAGCTCCGTGACATGATTCAGAATCACCTGTTGCAGTTGCTTTGCCTGATTGCGATGGACCCGCCAAGCGACTTGTCCGCTGACAGCATCCGTGATGAGAAGGTCAAGGTGCTTAAAGCCCTTGAGCCCATTACTGCCGAGCAAATCAGCCAGCGTGTTGTGCGCGGCCAGTATGTGGCCGGTAATAGCGCTGGTAAGCCAGTACCGGGCTACCTTGAGGAAGAAAACTCTAACACCGAAAGCGATACTGAGACCTTCGTGGCGTTGCGGGCTGATATCCGTAACTGGCGTTGGTCGGGAGTACCGTTTTACCTGCGCACCGGTAAGCGCATGGCAGAAAAAATGTCTCAGATCGTGATTCATTTTAAAGAGCCACCGCATTACATCTTTGCTGCCGAACAGCGCCCGCTGATCAGCAATCGACTGATCATCCGTCTACAGCCCGATGAAGGTATCTCGCTGCAGGTCATGACCAAAGATCAAGGTCTTGATAAAGGCATGCAGTTGCGCAGCGGCCCATTGCAGTTGAGTTTCTCTGATACCTACCAAAGCGCACGTGTTCCCGATGCGTATGAGCGTTTGCTGCTTGAGGTCATCGGCGGCAATCAGAACCTGTTCGTGCGTAAAGATGAAATCGAACACGCGTGGCTCTGGTGCGACCAATTGATCGCTGGCTGGAAGCGGCTTGGCGATAAACCTAAACCCTACGCCGCAGGCTCGTGGGGGCCAATGGCTTCAATCGCCTTAATTACACGTGACGGGAGGGCTTGGTATGGCGATCTCTGA
- the pgl gene encoding 6-phosphogluconolactonase — protein MAISDLQLPTGVVTHSLNSSTQLANRLAANVADALRSAIADKGQATLVVSGGRSPVAFFEALAQQELQWSSVVVSLADERWVPTSHADSNENLVRRHLLQGPAAAARFFGLYFKAASLEEAAEAADQALRDLPPIDVLVLGMGDDGHTASLFPNSPNLLKALAPDGGRRCLPMLAPNVPHQRLTMTLALLATAKLALLAIQGQNKLSTLAQALQVDELAQMPVRAFLQPPLEIYWCA, from the coding sequence ATGGCGATCTCTGATTTGCAGCTACCGACAGGCGTGGTAACCCACAGCCTGAACAGCTCGACCCAGCTTGCCAATAGATTGGCCGCTAACGTTGCCGATGCGTTGCGTTCGGCAATCGCTGATAAGGGCCAAGCCACATTAGTGGTGTCAGGCGGGCGCAGTCCCGTGGCGTTCTTTGAGGCCTTGGCGCAGCAAGAGTTGCAGTGGTCAAGCGTGGTGGTAAGCCTGGCTGATGAGCGTTGGGTGCCTACCAGCCATGCCGACAGCAATGAAAACTTGGTGCGTCGTCATCTGCTGCAAGGGCCTGCTGCAGCTGCACGCTTTTTTGGGCTGTATTTCAAGGCTGCATCGCTTGAAGAGGCCGCTGAGGCGGCTGATCAGGCGCTGCGCGATTTACCTCCGATAGATGTGCTGGTGCTCGGCATGGGCGATGACGGGCACACCGCATCGCTGTTTCCCAACAGCCCCAATTTGCTAAAGGCATTGGCGCCGGACGGGGGGCGTCGTTGCTTGCCAATGCTCGCGCCGAATGTGCCGCATCAACGCTTGACCATGACCTTGGCGTTGCTTGCTACAGCAAAGCTGGCGCTGTTGGCGATCCAAGGCCAAAACAAGCTGTCGACTTTGGCTCAAGCACTTCAGGTCGATGAGCTGGCGCAAATGCCAGTGCGTGCCTTTTTACAACCACCTCTTGAAATTTACTGGTGCGCGTAG
- a CDS encoding bifunctional 4-hydroxy-2-oxoglutarate aldolase/2-dehydro-3-deoxy-phosphogluconate aldolase has product MTIHETNQQRMVAKIAQIDAICAQAKIMPVITISREEDILPMADALAAGGLTVLEVTLRSEHGLTAIRLLREARPDLVIGAGTVLDVDMLAAAEAAGAQFIVTPGCTRELLEASLISDIPLLPGIASASEIMLGYALGYRRFKLFPAEVSGGTAALKALGGPFPAVRFCPTGGVSLANVKSYMAQPNVMCVGGTWMLDSAWIKAGDWARVEQTSAEALTLLAQ; this is encoded by the coding sequence ATGACAATTCATGAGACTAACCAGCAGCGCATGGTGGCTAAAATTGCGCAAATCGACGCTATTTGCGCGCAAGCGAAAATAATGCCGGTCATCACCATCTCCCGTGAGGAAGATATTCTGCCGATGGCTGATGCGTTGGCCGCAGGCGGGCTGACTGTGCTTGAGGTGACGCTGCGCTCTGAGCATGGGCTTACCGCCATTCGTCTGTTGCGTGAAGCGCGCCCAGATTTGGTGATTGGTGCCGGTACAGTGCTCGACGTCGATATGCTTGCAGCGGCAGAAGCTGCTGGTGCGCAATTTATTGTCACGCCTGGCTGCACCCGTGAATTGCTTGAGGCCAGTTTGATCAGTGATATCCCACTCTTGCCGGGTATCGCCAGTGCCTCGGAAATCATGCTGGGTTACGCGTTGGGTTACCGCCGCTTCAAGCTATTTCCAGCTGAAGTCAGCGGCGGTACTGCAGCACTCAAGGCTCTGGGTGGACCATTCCCTGCTGTGCGTTTCTGTCCGACTGGCGGTGTCAGTCTGGCTAACGTCAAAAGCTACATGGCGCAGCCGAATGTGATGTGTGTCGGCGGGACTTGGATGCTCGACAGTGCCTGGATCAAAGCCGGGGACTGGGCGCGCGTAGAGCAGACCAGTGCTGAAGCCCTGACGCTATTGGCGCAGTAA